The following proteins are encoded in a genomic region of Blastopirellula marina:
- a CDS encoding ABC transporter permease codes for MYKLMLCLRYLRTRYIALASIISVTLGVATMVVVNSVMSGFSHEMHVRLHGILSDIVMESHSLDGFYQWQGHMNAVKQVAGDSIENMTVTVHVPAMLDIYHRNEWVPRQVTVIGIDDETYNNVSDFSRYLKHPSNRAQVNFSLKDGGYEGPEGSTLTESGWNYRRGKIAYQKALEEEMQRFEIMHRTGRMPGQTQDDPNKIAATPSPLQNQSAESVKPKFSDDPEAPPLPGAPPQEVAQRMAQNEPAPVGAAEVEGDPFNQRHQFSMENTFDPMKHQSPGIILGMAVANIRQRNAEGEVKDYFLAVPGDDVRLTFPSAESPPQAVSETFTVVDFYESKMNEYDAGFAFVPLSKLQSLRYMTHPDLGNAVSTIQIRLKPGADLAAVTNQLRAAFPPERYPFRIQSWKDMQGPLLAAVQMEKTILNILLFLIIGVAGFGILATFYMIVVEKTKDIGILKSLGASGGGIMSIFLGYGLSLGIVGSGVGCILGLLFVWNINHIAKLIEIITGREVFDPTIYYFQEIPTIIEPMAIVMVVTGAMLIAVLASVLPAIRAARLHPVEALRYE; via the coding sequence ATGTACAAGTTGATGCTCTGTCTGCGTTATCTTCGGACACGCTACATCGCCCTGGCGTCGATCATCAGTGTCACGCTGGGCGTGGCGACCATGGTTGTCGTCAATTCCGTGATGTCCGGCTTCTCGCACGAGATGCACGTCCGTCTGCACGGCATCCTCTCGGACATTGTCATGGAAAGCCACAGCCTGGATGGCTTCTATCAGTGGCAAGGGCACATGAACGCGGTGAAGCAGGTCGCTGGCGATTCGATCGAAAACATGACCGTCACAGTCCACGTGCCGGCAATGCTTGATATCTATCATCGCAACGAATGGGTGCCACGTCAGGTGACCGTGATCGGCATTGATGACGAAACCTATAACAACGTCAGCGATTTCTCAAGGTACTTGAAGCACCCAAGCAACCGTGCTCAAGTCAATTTCAGCTTGAAGGATGGCGGCTACGAAGGTCCCGAAGGTTCAACACTGACCGAGTCGGGCTGGAACTATCGTCGCGGCAAGATCGCTTATCAAAAGGCCTTGGAAGAAGAGATGCAGCGATTCGAGATCATGCATCGCACCGGTCGCATGCCTGGTCAGACACAAGACGATCCCAACAAAATCGCCGCTACGCCTAGCCCACTCCAAAATCAATCGGCCGAATCAGTGAAGCCGAAGTTCTCGGACGATCCAGAAGCCCCACCCCTGCCAGGCGCTCCGCCGCAGGAAGTTGCTCAGCGGATGGCACAAAACGAACCGGCCCCAGTTGGTGCGGCCGAGGTAGAAGGGGATCCATTCAATCAACGCCATCAGTTCTCGATGGAAAACACGTTCGATCCGATGAAGCACCAGTCACCCGGCATCATCCTGGGGATGGCCGTCGCCAACATTCGCCAGCGAAACGCTGAGGGAGAAGTCAAGGATTACTTCCTCGCAGTTCCGGGGGACGATGTACGACTGACGTTCCCTTCAGCCGAGAGCCCACCGCAAGCCGTTAGCGAAACGTTCACCGTTGTCGACTTCTACGAAAGTAAGATGAACGAATACGACGCTGGGTTTGCGTTTGTTCCCCTCAGCAAGTTGCAATCGCTGCGTTACATGACCCATCCTGACTTAGGGAACGCGGTCTCGACGATTCAGATTCGATTGAAGCCGGGGGCCGATCTGGCCGCGGTAACCAATCAACTGCGTGCTGCGTTCCCACCGGAACGTTACCCTTTCCGCATTCAATCGTGGAAGGACATGCAGGGGCCGCTGTTGGCTGCGGTGCAAATGGAAAAGACAATTCTCAACATCCTGCTGTTCCTTATCATTGGCGTGGCAGGTTTCGGGATCTTGGCGACGTTCTACATGATTGTGGTCGAAAAGACGAAGGACATCGGCATTCTGAAATCGCTCGGTGCGAGCGGTGGTGGAATCATGAGTATCTTCCTGGGATACGGCTTGTCGCTGGGCATTGTCGGTTCTGGCGTTGGTTGTATTCTCGGTTTGCTCTTTGTGTGGAACATCAATCACATCGCCAAGCTGATCGAGATCATCACCGGTCGCGAAGTGTTTGATCCGACGATCTACTACTTTCAAGAAATCCCCACAATCATCGAACCAATGGCCATTGTCATGGTGGTGACCGGGGCGATGTTGATTGCCGTGTTGGCAAGTGTGCTACCGGCGATTCGCGCCGCACGACTGCATCCGGTGGAGGCCCTCCGTTATGAGTAA
- a CDS encoding ABC transporter ATP-binding protein — protein sequence MSNTMSDSYLSTTVPAPGVPPQPAAKKPAPHINTDRFDTPIEVDRPILRTTGLYKSYRKGQHVVPVLRGVDFVAHEGRVTSIIGQSGSGKSTLLHLLGTLDVPDQGEIFFEDKRTDNLPIRQRDRIRNGQFGLIFQFYHLLPELTTLENVLTPAMISHGFFKYWTARKQLRERAKEVLDLVGLGHRLTHKPRELSGGEMQRTAIARALISNPKVLLADEPTGNLDRQTGQEVLGILRKLNEEQGLTIVMVTHDQSIADEADAIVRLSEGCVETV from the coding sequence ATGAGTAATACGATGAGCGATAGCTACCTCAGCACCACCGTCCCAGCTCCTGGTGTGCCGCCACAGCCGGCCGCTAAGAAGCCCGCACCACACATCAATACCGACCGCTTCGACACGCCGATCGAAGTCGATCGACCGATCCTGCGAACGACCGGCCTCTATAAGAGCTACCGCAAAGGACAACATGTCGTTCCGGTTCTTCGTGGCGTCGATTTCGTCGCGCACGAAGGTCGAGTCACCTCGATCATTGGGCAAAGTGGTTCCGGTAAGAGCACGCTGTTGCATTTGCTGGGGACTCTCGATGTCCCAGATCAGGGTGAGATCTTCTTTGAAGATAAGCGAACCGATAACTTGCCGATCCGTCAGCGTGACCGGATTCGCAATGGCCAGTTCGGCTTGATCTTTCAGTTCTACCACTTGCTTCCGGAACTGACGACGCTGGAAAACGTGCTTACTCCGGCGATGATCTCACACGGTTTTTTCAAGTATTGGACTGCTCGTAAACAGCTTCGAGAACGCGCCAAGGAAGTTCTCGACCTTGTGGGACTTGGGCATCGTTTGACCCACAAGCCACGCGAATTGTCCGGTGGTGAGATGCAGCGAACAGCGATCGCTCGCGCTTTGATCAGCAATCCGAAGGTCCTTCTTGCGGATGAGCCAACCGGTAACCTCGATCGGCAAACCGGTCAGGAGGTGCTCGGTATTCTTCGGAAACTGAACGAAGAGCAAGGACTGACTATCGTGATGGTCACGCACGATCAAAGCATTGCAGACGAAGCGGATGCGATTGTCCGTTTATCGGAGGGATGCGTCGAGACGGTATAG
- a CDS encoding replication-associated recombination protein A: MSLFEQAESKNFDRAKPLAARMRPRNLNEFFGQKHFLAEGKLLWRLIKSNRLTSVLFYGPPGCGKTTLAQLLASETKSRYRQLNAVTSGVKELREVLQEAQSEVATGGRKTLLFIDEIHRFNKSQQDALLPDVENGIVILVGATTSNPFFAVNSALVSRSQVFQFEPLSSEEIREVLDAALKDPHRGLGKHDVVLHNEAAEFLAEVCDGDARRALNALEIGVLSSDEKPIEFTRELAEETIQRKAVQYDRDGDTHYDTASALIKSIRGSDVDASIYWLAKMLEGGEDIRFITRRLIISASEDIGNADPHALTIAVSAMQACEMIGLPECQLTLSQTVAYLACAPKSNAATVAIGEARADIREGRVQPVPTHLRDAHYGGAKDLGHGEGYQYAHNAPDGIAAQSYLGIDREYYRPVPRGFEATLQKRVEVYRKRLRGEDD; this comes from the coding sequence ATGTCTTTGTTTGAACAAGCCGAATCGAAGAATTTCGACCGCGCCAAACCTCTCGCGGCCCGGATGCGTCCTCGCAACTTGAACGAGTTCTTTGGCCAAAAGCATTTCCTGGCCGAAGGAAAGTTGTTATGGCGCCTGATCAAATCGAATCGGCTGACTTCCGTTTTGTTCTATGGTCCACCAGGATGTGGCAAGACAACGCTCGCCCAATTGTTGGCCTCCGAAACCAAAAGTCGCTACCGCCAGCTCAATGCAGTGACATCTGGCGTCAAAGAGCTGCGCGAAGTCTTGCAGGAGGCGCAGAGCGAAGTCGCCACTGGGGGTCGCAAGACCTTGCTATTCATCGACGAGATCCACCGGTTTAACAAGTCGCAACAAGACGCCTTACTCCCAGATGTCGAAAACGGAATCGTAATCCTGGTCGGGGCCACTACCAGCAATCCTTTCTTCGCGGTCAACAGCGCACTCGTCAGCCGCAGCCAGGTCTTCCAATTTGAACCGCTCTCATCGGAAGAAATTCGCGAAGTGTTGGATGCCGCTTTGAAGGATCCGCATCGTGGGCTCGGCAAACACGACGTCGTACTGCACAACGAAGCGGCTGAGTTCCTGGCGGAGGTCTGCGACGGGGACGCCCGACGTGCGCTCAACGCGCTGGAGATCGGCGTCCTATCGAGCGATGAGAAGCCAATTGAATTCACACGAGAACTGGCCGAGGAAACCATCCAGCGGAAAGCAGTCCAATACGATCGCGACGGCGACACGCACTACGATACGGCAAGCGCGTTAATCAAAAGCATCCGCGGAAGCGATGTCGACGCTTCGATCTACTGGCTGGCCAAGATGCTGGAAGGAGGCGAGGACATTCGCTTCATTACACGGCGATTGATCATCTCGGCCAGCGAAGATATTGGTAACGCCGACCCGCACGCCCTAACGATCGCGGTTTCCGCCATGCAAGCCTGCGAGATGATCGGACTACCGGAGTGCCAACTCACGCTTTCGCAAACGGTCGCTTACTTGGCCTGTGCCCCTAAGAGCAACGCTGCAACCGTGGCGATCGGCGAGGCCAGGGCCGACATCCGCGAAGGACGGGTCCAGCCAGTACCGACCCACCTTCGCGATGCTCACTACGGCGGGGCGAAGGATCTCGGGCATGGCGAAGGATATCAATATGCCCACAATGCCCCGGATGGTATCGCCGCCCAAAGCTACCTTGGCATCGACCGCGAATACTACCGCCCTGTCCCCCGCGGCTTCGAAGCAACCTTGCAAAAGCGGGTGGAAGTCTATCGAAAACGACTTCGAGGTGAAGACGACTGA
- the pyrE gene encoding orotate phosphoribosyltransferase, giving the protein MQYDKQRLIEIVREKGLKFGDFTLASGKKASYYLDCRKVTLSSEGALQVGLGILEMLGDSLPDAVGGMAIGADPISASVITMAAVQGKSLAGFIVRKEAKAHGTGQDVEGPVVSGNSCVIVEDVVTTGGSSLKAIEKVEAAGLKVLGVIAIVDRMEGGKKAFADAGYELRTLLTIEDFGITPPQ; this is encoded by the coding sequence ATGCAGTACGACAAACAACGTCTGATCGAGATCGTGCGAGAAAAGGGCCTGAAGTTTGGCGACTTCACACTCGCTTCCGGCAAGAAGGCTTCGTACTACCTCGACTGTCGCAAGGTAACTCTCTCTAGCGAAGGCGCCCTTCAGGTAGGTCTCGGCATTCTGGAGATGCTAGGCGACAGCCTGCCTGACGCGGTGGGCGGGATGGCAATTGGTGCCGATCCGATCTCAGCTTCGGTCATCACCATGGCCGCCGTTCAGGGGAAATCACTCGCTGGATTCATCGTTCGCAAGGAAGCCAAGGCTCACGGCACTGGACAGGATGTAGAAGGCCCTGTCGTCTCAGGCAACTCGTGCGTGATCGTGGAAGACGTCGTCACGACTGGGGGAAGTTCGCTCAAGGCGATCGAAAAAGTCGAAGCGGCCGGCCTCAAGGTGCTGGGCGTGATTGCGATTGTCGACCGGATGGAAGGTGGCAAGAAGGCCTTCGCCGACGCCGGGTACGAACTTCGCACCCTCCTGACGATTGAAGACTTCGGAATCACTCCACCGCAATAA
- a CDS encoding LysM peptidoglycan-binding domain-containing protein, with the protein METIKTACMVIVLMAIGYGVYTVLNQPEEVPPEVANAAGDMDLSLPDFSRMGMPGGSSAPDAMNSMGTASSSPPPFNSDPASPQGFASGRLTAPQLGESNDSAPSFASSPTTPIPDDKASDNPATPYVPQFAGANDLPPLGGSTLENPAEMAPPTESQIPSSPDESRNQLASVYSSGSDMNSMPAGNHAMGGPSPGDFQTDWDEAEVYLAQRDLVEACRRLTPWRNRPELTPVQKDELNVLLNKLGGTIAYSMEHLLEEPYTVGSGETLETIAQQYDVPALLLQRINGIDSPNSLTPGQKLKVVQGPFTAKIDMTHNELALEVDGCYAGRFPITIENGAIIPEGEHEVLRKEANPQFFDQASQSVLSSSDPANPYGGHAIHLDGGIVVHGTGGPGGSISVSKPDSEYLYEILSVGSKVVVQR; encoded by the coding sequence GTGGAAACGATCAAAACCGCGTGCATGGTCATTGTGCTGATGGCCATTGGTTACGGCGTCTACACCGTCTTGAATCAGCCGGAAGAAGTTCCGCCCGAAGTTGCCAACGCCGCGGGTGACATGGATCTCTCGCTGCCAGACTTTTCGCGAATGGGAATGCCTGGTGGTTCCTCGGCGCCCGATGCCATGAATTCGATGGGTACCGCTTCGTCGAGTCCTCCACCGTTCAACTCCGACCCAGCGAGTCCGCAGGGCTTTGCTAGCGGTCGACTAACGGCTCCGCAATTGGGCGAGTCAAACGACTCGGCACCGTCATTCGCTTCGTCTCCGACGACACCGATTCCCGACGACAAGGCTTCCGACAACCCAGCAACACCGTACGTACCGCAGTTCGCAGGCGCAAACGACTTACCGCCCCTGGGAGGGTCTACCCTTGAGAATCCGGCTGAGATGGCTCCTCCGACTGAATCCCAGATCCCTTCTTCCCCAGATGAATCCCGCAATCAACTGGCGTCGGTCTACTCGTCTGGTAGCGACATGAACAGCATGCCAGCGGGTAATCATGCCATGGGCGGCCCCTCTCCGGGCGATTTCCAAACGGATTGGGATGAAGCCGAGGTTTACCTTGCCCAACGCGATCTCGTAGAAGCTTGCCGTCGCCTGACCCCGTGGCGAAATCGCCCTGAATTGACGCCTGTCCAGAAAGACGAATTGAACGTACTACTCAACAAACTTGGCGGTACGATTGCCTATTCGATGGAACACCTGCTGGAAGAACCGTACACCGTCGGCAGCGGCGAAACCCTGGAGACCATCGCCCAGCAGTACGATGTCCCGGCTCTGTTACTACAACGCATTAACGGCATTGATAGTCCAAACAGCTTGACGCCTGGCCAGAAACTGAAGGTTGTCCAAGGTCCGTTCACCGCCAAGATCGACATGACCCACAACGAACTCGCTTTGGAAGTCGATGGTTGCTACGCGGGCCGCTTCCCCATCACCATCGAAAATGGAGCGATCATTCCGGAAGGTGAACACGAAGTATTGCGAAAAGAAGCCAATCCGCAGTTCTTCGATCAGGCCAGCCAAAGCGTTCTGTCCTCGAGCGACCCCGCCAATCCCTACGGCGGCCACGCGATTCATCTGGATGGCGGCATCGTCGTCCACGGCACCGGAGGCCCGGGCGGCTCGATCAGCGTGAGCAAGCCAGACTCCGAGTACCTGTACGAGATCCTATCCGTTGGCTCGAAAGTGGTCGTTCAGCGGTAA
- a CDS encoding PQQ-dependent sugar dehydrogenase — MNRLSRLLCVALLICGLAAPVLAQKPEDGPPIPNDPVLPVKPKKTFTNLRIRRPVTITNAGDGTNRIFFAEQQGVILAVPNDPEVEEAEVFLDIENEVRFNPKQNEEGLLGLAFHPNFKENGEFFLYYTIKKGLVSHVSRFKTLKDDPTKGDPSSEEILLTIEQPYWNHNGGSIEFGPDGYLYVGLGDGGSGNDPHGNGQNLGTWLGSILRIDVDKKDEGKNYAIPADNPFVDTEGAKPEIYAYGLRNIWRLTFDRETGACWVGDVGQGIWEEIDIITKGGNYGWNVREGLHPFSEQYAKPGAKYIDPIFEYHHNVGKSITSGYVYRGKKVPQLEGKFLYADYVAGKIWALEYDYETGKAGKNYRIEEPSNPPVVCFGETEDGEVLMSAIFGEYGSIYEFVPAE; from the coding sequence ATGAATCGTTTGTCGCGTTTGTTGTGTGTCGCCTTGCTGATTTGCGGACTGGCTGCGCCTGTCTTGGCTCAAAAGCCTGAAGATGGTCCTCCGATTCCCAATGACCCTGTTTTGCCGGTGAAGCCGAAGAAGACATTCACCAATCTGCGGATCCGTCGGCCAGTGACGATCACCAATGCCGGTGATGGTACGAATCGAATCTTCTTTGCCGAGCAGCAAGGCGTGATCCTGGCCGTGCCAAACGATCCAGAAGTGGAAGAGGCCGAAGTCTTCCTCGACATCGAAAACGAAGTTCGTTTCAATCCAAAGCAGAATGAAGAAGGGCTGCTTGGCTTGGCTTTCCATCCAAACTTCAAAGAGAACGGCGAGTTCTTCCTGTACTACACCATCAAGAAAGGCCTGGTCTCGCACGTCTCGCGATTCAAGACCTTGAAAGATGATCCGACCAAGGGAGATCCGAGCTCAGAAGAAATCTTGCTGACGATCGAGCAGCCGTACTGGAATCACAACGGTGGTAGCATCGAATTTGGTCCTGATGGCTACTTGTATGTTGGGCTGGGTGATGGTGGTTCTGGTAACGATCCGCACGGCAACGGTCAGAACCTGGGAACTTGGTTGGGTTCAATCTTGCGAATCGACGTCGACAAGAAGGACGAAGGAAAGAATTACGCAATTCCCGCGGACAATCCTTTTGTCGATACCGAAGGTGCCAAGCCTGAGATCTACGCGTATGGTCTGCGTAACATCTGGCGATTGACGTTCGACCGCGAGACCGGTGCTTGCTGGGTTGGCGATGTCGGCCAAGGTATCTGGGAAGAGATCGACATCATCACTAAGGGTGGCAACTACGGCTGGAATGTCCGTGAAGGTTTGCATCCGTTCTCGGAGCAGTACGCCAAGCCCGGTGCGAAGTACATCGATCCTATCTTCGAGTACCATCACAACGTGGGTAAGTCGATCACCAGCGGCTACGTTTATCGTGGTAAGAAGGTGCCACAGTTGGAAGGAAAATTCCTGTACGCTGACTACGTTGCCGGTAAGATCTGGGCGCTGGAATACGATTACGAAACCGGCAAGGCTGGCAAAAACTATCGTATCGAAGAACCTTCCAATCCACCGGTCGTCTGCTTTGGCGAAACGGAAGATGGAGAGGTGCTGATGAGCGCAATCTTCGGGGAATACGGTTCGATTTACGAATTCGTCCCTGCTGAATAA
- the lysS gene encoding lysine--tRNA ligase, whose translation MEDENAAVHAIEAARRQKMEKLVQLGIDPWGHRFDDQQAITDVRALEGEITEQKTTSEGGREQTVYSGPKVRVAGRIVLMRPTGKLIFINLVDRTGTIQLFLGQAQVGERNWDIAQCLDLGDIIGVDGELKKTKTGELTIFVEELHFLTKTLEAPPEKHKGITDPELRQRMRYVDLAYGEGVLERFVQRTQIVRSIRETLVGEGYFEIEGPTLHTIAGGAAARPFETFHNALGMPLVMRIALELHLKRLLVGGMERVFELGRVYRNEGISPRHNPEFTMLEVYQAYGNYETMMDLTQNVIVNALDAIGAGRKVPFGDKEIDFTPPFERRCYRDLLAEHAGIDPANDAEVIACAKKLGLDTEGKHPDVVRNEIFEETVEDKLVGPIFVIDYPASICPLTKRKAGQPEIAERFELFIHGMELANAYTELNDPDLQEKLFRTQLEGMAEEDSMARMDTDFVRALRNGMPPAGGLGIGIDRLVMLLTNSSTIREVILFPLLRHEAT comes from the coding sequence ATCGAAGACGAGAACGCTGCCGTGCACGCAATCGAAGCGGCACGCCGTCAAAAGATGGAAAAACTGGTGCAGCTCGGCATCGATCCTTGGGGACATCGCTTCGACGATCAGCAGGCGATCACCGACGTTCGGGCCCTAGAGGGAGAAATCACCGAGCAGAAGACAACCAGCGAAGGTGGCCGCGAGCAAACCGTTTACAGCGGTCCCAAAGTACGCGTTGCTGGTCGCATTGTTTTGATGCGTCCGACGGGCAAGCTGATTTTCATCAACCTAGTCGATCGAACCGGAACGATTCAATTGTTCCTTGGCCAAGCTCAAGTTGGCGAACGCAACTGGGATATCGCCCAGTGTCTCGATCTGGGCGATATCATTGGTGTCGACGGCGAGCTGAAGAAGACCAAGACGGGCGAACTAACGATCTTCGTCGAAGAACTCCATTTCCTGACCAAGACGCTGGAAGCACCGCCAGAGAAGCATAAGGGGATTACCGATCCGGAACTGCGACAACGGATGCGGTATGTCGACTTGGCCTACGGCGAGGGAGTCCTCGAACGCTTCGTGCAGCGAACGCAGATCGTCCGTTCGATTCGTGAAACGTTGGTTGGCGAAGGTTACTTCGAGATTGAAGGCCCGACGCTTCATACTATCGCCGGTGGTGCGGCCGCTCGCCCGTTTGAGACCTTCCACAACGCCCTCGGGATGCCGCTGGTCATGCGGATCGCCCTCGAGCTTCATTTGAAGCGACTGCTGGTAGGCGGCATGGAGCGTGTCTTTGAACTGGGACGCGTTTATCGCAACGAAGGGATCAGCCCGCGTCATAATCCTGAGTTCACGATGCTGGAGGTCTATCAAGCCTACGGCAACTACGAAACGATGATGGATTTGACGCAGAACGTCATTGTCAACGCATTAGACGCGATTGGAGCCGGCCGAAAGGTTCCCTTCGGCGACAAGGAGATCGATTTTACGCCGCCGTTCGAGCGACGTTGCTACCGTGACCTGTTGGCCGAGCACGCGGGGATCGATCCTGCCAACGACGCCGAGGTGATCGCCTGTGCTAAGAAGCTGGGCCTCGATACGGAAGGGAAGCATCCCGACGTTGTTCGCAACGAAATCTTCGAGGAAACGGTCGAGGACAAGTTGGTCGGGCCGATCTTCGTGATCGACTATCCTGCTAGCATTTGCCCGCTGACTAAGCGAAAAGCGGGTCAGCCAGAAATTGCCGAACGTTTTGAACTGTTCATTCACGGCATGGAACTGGCCAATGCCTACACCGAGCTGAACGATCCTGATTTGCAGGAAAAGCTGTTCCGCACACAACTTGAGGGGATGGCCGAAGAAGACTCGATGGCGCGCATGGATACCGATTTTGTGCGGGCTTTGCGGAACGGAATGCCTCCAGCCGGCGGACTTGGTATTGGCATCGACCGCCTGGTCATGTTACTAACTAACAGCTCGACAATTCGCGAAGTGATTTTGTTCCCGCTGTTGCGGCACGAGGCGACCTAG
- the pdxA gene encoding 4-hydroxythreonine-4-phosphate dehydrogenase PdxA has product MSQPRIIITMGDPGGVGPEVCLQLLSDPKQYAPAVPIVFGDAAILQKVARKCEFPEPTTIVPYDASLDLRAIQEATVVDFGTIDCETFVPGKVTAEGGEASYQYIMRAIDAALAGKVDGITTGPINKEALHAAKHFYPGHTEIFIERCGHESGCMMLTSELLTCSFVTTHVGYRDVPELLTIERIGEVIDLTVDAMRKIRKREPKLLVCGLNPHAGEHGLFGDREEERIIMPAVQFARDKGIQIDGPVPPDTAFLADRRPLYDCVVCMYHDQGHIPLKALAFDVAVNTTLGLSIVRTSVDHGTAFDIAWQGKAKVSSMIHAVRLAGDLANRS; this is encoded by the coding sequence GTGTCGCAACCTCGAATCATCATTACCATGGGCGACCCGGGCGGCGTTGGCCCGGAAGTTTGCCTGCAGCTGCTTAGCGATCCGAAGCAGTACGCACCAGCGGTTCCGATTGTGTTTGGGGATGCCGCGATCTTGCAGAAGGTGGCCCGGAAATGCGAGTTTCCTGAACCGACAACGATTGTGCCGTACGATGCGTCGCTCGATCTGCGGGCAATCCAGGAGGCAACGGTGGTCGACTTCGGAACGATCGATTGTGAGACCTTCGTCCCGGGCAAAGTGACTGCGGAGGGGGGAGAGGCTTCGTATCAGTACATCATGCGAGCGATCGACGCGGCACTTGCAGGCAAAGTCGATGGCATCACTACCGGGCCGATTAATAAAGAAGCCCTCCATGCGGCCAAACATTTTTACCCTGGTCACACCGAGATCTTTATCGAACGATGCGGCCACGAATCGGGCTGCATGATGCTGACAAGCGAGTTGCTGACTTGCAGCTTTGTAACCACACACGTTGGTTACCGTGATGTGCCGGAGTTGCTCACGATTGAGCGGATCGGAGAGGTTATCGATCTCACGGTTGATGCGATGCGAAAGATTCGTAAACGCGAGCCCAAACTGCTAGTTTGCGGACTCAATCCGCATGCGGGCGAACATGGTTTGTTTGGCGATCGCGAAGAGGAGCGAATCATCATGCCGGCTGTGCAGTTCGCGCGTGATAAGGGAATTCAGATCGATGGACCGGTCCCACCCGACACCGCCTTCTTAGCCGACCGCCGACCGCTGTACGACTGCGTGGTTTGCATGTACCACGATCAGGGGCATATTCCACTCAAGGCCTTGGCATTCGACGTGGCGGTCAATACAACGCTGGGCTTATCGATCGTACGAACCTCGGTCGATCACGGCACCGCGTTCGATATTGCCTGGCAGGGCAAGGCTAAGGTTTCGAGCATGATTCACGCGGTTCGCCTGGCAGGAGATCTCGCCAACCGGTCATGA
- a CDS encoding PhzF family phenazine biosynthesis protein: MSHTLYQVDAFSQKPFAGNPAAVCLLDEPADPHWMQQVAAEMNLAETAFVYPEGEALRLRWFTPVVEVDLCGHATLASAHILWQVGGITTDRTIAFETRSGTLSASRVADKIELDFPIAPVSPLTPEVGLLEALGITDASFCGKNAWDWLIEIPSAEMLRKISPNHAQLAPATTRGVMVTAASDDPRYDFLSRFFAPACGIPEDPVTGSAHCLLGEYWSKRLGKKTLSAYQASPRGGEVEVEVRNDRALLRGHAVTVAKIELLC; this comes from the coding sequence ATGTCGCACACGCTGTATCAAGTCGACGCGTTCTCACAGAAGCCCTTTGCCGGCAACCCAGCCGCGGTCTGTCTTTTGGACGAACCTGCCGATCCCCACTGGATGCAGCAAGTGGCTGCGGAAATGAATCTCGCCGAGACGGCATTCGTCTATCCGGAAGGCGAGGCGTTACGGCTCCGTTGGTTCACGCCAGTCGTCGAAGTCGATTTGTGCGGGCACGCCACTTTGGCATCGGCTCACATCTTGTGGCAGGTAGGTGGAATTACGACCGATCGCACGATCGCGTTTGAAACACGCAGTGGTACGCTTTCCGCGTCGCGCGTGGCAGACAAGATTGAGCTCGATTTTCCAATCGCTCCGGTCTCGCCACTCACCCCGGAAGTAGGTCTGCTGGAAGCATTAGGGATTACTGATGCCAGTTTTTGCGGAAAGAACGCCTGGGATTGGTTGATCGAAATTCCCTCGGCGGAAATGCTGAGGAAAATATCACCGAATCACGCCCAGTTGGCCCCGGCGACAACCAGGGGCGTTATGGTTACCGCAGCCAGCGACGATCCCCGTTATGACTTTCTTTCCCGCTTCTTTGCCCCAGCCTGCGGGATTCCCGAAGATCCAGTTACGGGCTCGGCTCACTGTTTACTAGGGGAATATTGGAGCAAGCGGCTCGGCAAGAAAACGCTGAGTGCGTATCAAGCATCTCCGCGCGGGGGTGAAGTCGAAGTCGAGGTTCGAAACGACCGTGCCCTCCTACGAGGGCACGCGGTAACCGTTGCTAAGATCGAACTCCTGTGCTAA